The following proteins are co-located in the Clostridiales bacterium genome:
- a CDS encoding ABC transporter substrate-binding protein, with protein MKKNGRLILMLMLSLLIAIVGTGCGGSGEKESQSGGETEVLKVGIVQYMDHVALDAAREGFVAALADNGYVDGDNIVIDLQNAQGDQSNLSTISDRFVSEKENLVLAIATPATQAVAGKTTEIPILGTAVTDYVVARLVDSNEAPGGNVTGTTDMNPIKEQIDLLVKLVPDAKTVGVLYTSSEDNSILQAGVAKEAIEKLGLNYVEVTVTNSNDVQQATQSIVGKCDAIYIPTDNTFATAMPVVYGVTSASKTPVICGESGMVDNGGLATLGINYYDLGYQTGLMGVKILKGEAEPASMPIEASTKFDFAINGAVAEEIGLTIPEDLQEYVINKE; from the coding sequence ATGAAGAAGAATGGAAGATTAATTTTGATGTTAATGCTGTCCCTGTTGATCGCTATCGTGGGAACAGGCTGCGGTGGTTCCGGTGAAAAAGAATCTCAGAGCGGCGGAGAAACAGAAGTTCTTAAGGTAGGTATTGTACAATACATGGACCACGTTGCGCTCGATGCAGCGCGGGAAGGCTTTGTGGCTGCGCTTGCTGACAATGGATATGTTGACGGGGATAATATCGTCATCGATCTTCAGAATGCGCAAGGCGATCAGAGCAACCTTTCTACAATCAGCGACCGCTTCGTAAGCGAAAAGGAAAATCTGGTTCTTGCTATTGCAACGCCAGCAACGCAGGCTGTTGCTGGTAAAACCACCGAAATTCCTATCCTGGGGACGGCTGTAACTGACTATGTTGTAGCAAGACTTGTAGATTCCAATGAAGCTCCCGGAGGAAATGTAACCGGCACAACAGATATGAACCCCATCAAGGAACAGATTGACTTGCTTGTCAAATTGGTACCCGACGCGAAGACGGTAGGTGTACTCTACACCTCGAGTGAAGACAATTCCATCCTGCAAGCAGGAGTTGCAAAAGAAGCCATCGAAAAGCTTGGTCTGAATTACGTTGAAGTAACCGTTACCAACTCCAATGATGTACAGCAGGCAACTCAGTCCATTGTGGGTAAGTGTGATGCAATCTATATTCCGACTGACAACACCTTTGCTACTGCTATGCCGGTAGTATACGGCGTTACCTCTGCATCCAAAACACCTGTTATCTGCGGTGAATCCGGAATGGTAGACAACGGCGGACTTGCAACTCTGGGAATCAACTATTACGATCTGGGATATCAAACTGGCCTGATGGGCGTAAAAATACTCAAAGGAGAAGCGGAACCGGCTTCTATGCCAATTGAAGCATCTACTAAATTTGATTTTGCAATTAACGGAGCAGTTGCTGAAGAAATCGGACTAACGATCCCAGAGGATCTGCAGGAATACGTTATCAATAAAGAATAA
- a CDS encoding EamA family transporter translates to MHLLYRCEANGRNGLHEIIQQQRRVAMNDKFSYTKNTAVIFMVTCAILWSTAGILIKFLPWNPMVIAGTRSLISAAIYMIYMRYEGIHFVVNRSSVFGGVALSGTFLFFIAANKLTTSANAIVLQYSAPIFILIISALLFHQRFRRGDILAVAVTSVGISLFFLDQLSGGYLLGNLMGIAAGISFAFMFVITGRADGDERGSGILLGHLITAVIGIPFLFFYETPFTMVNLAVILAMGIFQLGIPYILYGLAIRKCSPLACSLISAVEPLLNPVWVFLFDGEAPGFYALVGGAVVIGAVVFWSIWSNFQEHRIESTSVSAKEL, encoded by the coding sequence ATGCATTTATTGTATCGGTGTGAAGCAAACGGTCGCAACGGTTTGCACGAAATAATTCAACAGCAAAGAAGGGTAGCAATGAACGACAAATTTTCCTATACTAAGAATACAGCCGTAATCTTCATGGTAACCTGCGCGATACTTTGGAGTACCGCTGGAATTCTCATCAAGTTTCTTCCATGGAATCCCATGGTCATCGCAGGGACAAGAAGTTTAATCTCTGCAGCAATTTATATGATATACATGAGATATGAGGGAATTCATTTCGTAGTAAACAGGTCTTCCGTATTTGGCGGCGTCGCTCTTTCGGGTACCTTTCTCTTTTTTATCGCGGCAAATAAACTGACCACCTCAGCAAATGCCATTGTCCTGCAGTACTCGGCTCCGATTTTTATCCTGATCATATCAGCACTGCTGTTTCATCAGAGATTTCGAAGAGGGGATATCTTGGCCGTTGCAGTTACTTCGGTGGGAATTTCTCTATTTTTTCTCGATCAACTATCAGGAGGTTATCTTCTGGGAAACCTAATGGGCATTGCTGCCGGTATTTCCTTTGCTTTTATGTTTGTGATCACCGGCAGGGCCGATGGCGACGAACGGGGGAGTGGGATTTTGCTGGGCCACCTCATTACTGCTGTGATAGGAATCCCATTTCTCTTCTTTTATGAGACACCTTTCACGATGGTCAATCTCGCGGTCATACTTGCAATGGGGATCTTTCAACTTGGTATCCCCTATATCCTATATGGTCTTGCCATAAGAAAATGCTCTCCGCTGGCATGTTCCCTGATCAGTGCCGTCGAGCCACTGCTGAATCCGGTATGGGTATTCCTGTTCGATGGGGAAGCTCCTGGATTTTATGCTCTGGTAGGCGGAGCTGTGGTTATTGGAGCCGTCGTCTTCTGGTCGATTTGGAGCAACTTTCAGGAGCATCGGATAGAAAGCACATCCGTATCGGCTAAAGAGTTATAA
- the asnB gene encoding asparagine synthase (glutamine-hydrolyzing), with amino-acid sequence MCGIVGWTDFSGVCLKNRADILKSMADKLTSRGPDDSGYWLNEEAALGHRRLVVVDPEGGRQPMLRNKGNQNHVLIYNGELYNTEDLRHDLTAKGWTFEGWSDTEVLLTAYLEWGEECLQRLNGIYAFAIWDDESKQLFLARDRIGVKPLFYYQKNDLFIFASEIKAILAHQEVSPRLDREGLAEVFAIGPARTPGNGVFAGISELKPGYCMTVKKGSVKSKPYWTLKSHSHEENFEGTVKRVRELVYDSIKRQLVSDVPLCTLLSGGLDSSAITSVASEVYKAEGRDPIHSYSIDYLDNEIYFQASEFQPNADAPWVTRVSEYLGTKHSICVIDTPELAEALYPAVKARDLPGMADVDSSLLLFSRWIKQFATVGLSGECADEVFGGYPWFYRNTAGIPGRFPWTQQLESRMKLYSQELLDGIKPENYVSMRYEEAIDEVPRFESDSEKENRMRELFYMNLTRWMPTLLDRKDRMSMASGLELRVPFCDHRIVEYAWNIPWEMKFYREREKGLLRQALTGLLPEDVLWRKKSPYPKTHNPSYLEAIKKMTLSIIRDPHSPIHPFIDRQAVREMILTIDRNSNIPWFGQLMNAPQLLAYLIQIDYWMREYNVTVL; translated from the coding sequence ATGTGTGGAATTGTCGGATGGACGGACTTTTCAGGAGTCTGCCTGAAAAACCGAGCAGACATATTAAAATCAATGGCGGACAAACTGACCAGCCGTGGGCCAGATGACTCGGGGTATTGGCTCAATGAGGAAGCCGCTTTGGGGCATCGAAGGCTGGTGGTTGTGGATCCGGAGGGCGGACGCCAGCCAATGCTAAGAAATAAGGGCAATCAGAACCATGTACTGATCTATAATGGAGAATTGTATAATACCGAGGATCTTCGCCATGACTTGACGGCAAAAGGATGGACATTTGAAGGCTGGTCTGATACCGAGGTACTGCTGACTGCCTATCTAGAGTGGGGTGAGGAGTGCTTACAAAGGTTGAATGGGATTTATGCCTTTGCAATCTGGGATGATGAAAGTAAGCAGCTGTTTCTTGCAAGGGATAGGATAGGTGTAAAACCGCTTTTCTATTATCAGAAAAATGATTTGTTTATTTTTGCTTCAGAGATCAAGGCAATTCTTGCTCACCAGGAGGTCTCACCCAGACTCGACCGAGAAGGGCTTGCAGAGGTTTTTGCTATCGGTCCTGCCCGAACGCCGGGAAATGGCGTGTTTGCAGGAATATCAGAATTAAAACCGGGTTATTGTATGACGGTGAAAAAGGGGAGTGTGAAAAGCAAACCCTACTGGACATTAAAAAGCCACTCACATGAAGAAAATTTTGAAGGAACTGTAAAGAGGGTCAGGGAGCTTGTTTATGATTCCATCAAAAGACAGCTTGTATCGGATGTGCCGCTATGTACACTACTATCCGGCGGACTGGATTCCAGTGCCATTACTTCGGTGGCATCTGAGGTCTATAAAGCGGAGGGAAGAGATCCCATCCACTCCTATTCCATCGACTATCTTGACAACGAAATTTATTTTCAGGCCAGTGAATTTCAACCAAATGCAGATGCACCATGGGTTACCAGAGTATCGGAGTATCTCGGCACAAAACACTCCATCTGTGTGATTGATACGCCAGAATTGGCAGAAGCCCTTTATCCGGCTGTGAAGGCAAGGGATCTGCCCGGAATGGCAGACGTGGATTCCTCCCTGCTGCTTTTCAGCCGATGGATCAAGCAGTTTGCTACAGTAGGGCTTTCTGGGGAATGCGCCGACGAAGTCTTTGGCGGGTATCCATGGTTTTATAGGAACACAGCAGGGATTCCCGGAAGATTCCCCTGGACACAGCAGCTGGAATCCAGAATGAAGCTCTATTCGCAAGAACTTCTGGACGGTATCAAACCGGAAAACTATGTTTCTATGAGATATGAGGAAGCCATTGATGAGGTTCCGAGGTTTGAGTCTGACAGCGAGAAAGAGAATCGAATGAGGGAATTATTCTACATGAACCTTACCCGTTGGATGCCTACGCTGCTGGATCGCAAGGATAGAATGAGCATGGCCTCGGGTTTGGAGCTTAGAGTGCCATTCTGTGATCATCGAATCGTGGAATACGCCTGGAATATCCCATGGGAAATGAAGTTCTATCGGGAGAGGGAAAAGGGGCTTCTTAGGCAGGCTTTGACAGGCCTTTTGCCTGAGGATGTGCTTTGGAGAAAGAAGAGCCCGTATCCAAAGACCCACAACCCATCTTATCTGGAGGCAATAAAAAAAATGACGCTTTCCATCATTCGGGATCCCCATTCTCCGATTCATCCCTTTATTGACAGGCAAGCGGTTCGTGAGATGATCCTGACAATAGACAGGAATTCAAATATCCCATGGTTTGGACAGCTGATGAATGCCCCTCAGTTGCTGGCATATCTGATCCAGATTGATTATTGGATGAGGGAGTATAACGTTACGGTGCTTTAA
- a CDS encoding ATP-binding cassette domain-containing protein yields the protein MLILKDVCKKFNPGTINEKQALTGVNLTLEEGDFVTLIGGNGAGKSTLLNCVAGVHTIDQGSIIIDGSDVTKLSEHRRAGSIGRVFQDPMMGTAANMGIEENLALAFRRGQNRNLKWGISHKEREQYKESLRQLDLGLENRLSAKVGLLSGGQRQALTLLMATLVRPKILLLDEHTAALDPKTAEKVLKLSDHYIREGNLTTLMVTHNMLNAIQYGNRLIMMHEGRIILDIKGEEKQRLTVEDLLRRFGQASGEVFANDRALLS from the coding sequence GTGCTGATTTTAAAAGATGTATGTAAGAAGTTTAATCCGGGTACGATCAATGAGAAACAGGCCTTGACGGGAGTCAATCTTACCCTTGAAGAAGGAGATTTTGTAACGCTTATCGGAGGAAACGGAGCCGGGAAATCAACCCTTCTCAACTGTGTGGCAGGAGTCCACACCATCGACCAAGGTTCCATCATCATTGACGGCAGTGATGTGACGAAGCTTTCCGAGCATCGAAGAGCCGGTTCTATCGGACGAGTATTTCAGGACCCGATGATGGGAACCGCAGCCAACATGGGAATCGAGGAAAACCTCGCTCTGGCTTTTCGGCGCGGCCAGAACAGAAACCTGAAGTGGGGAATCAGCCACAAGGAGAGAGAGCAGTATAAGGAGTCTTTGAGACAATTGGATCTGGGGCTGGAAAACCGGCTGAGTGCCAAGGTGGGACTGTTGTCCGGCGGACAACGGCAAGCATTGACACTTCTGATGGCAACGCTGGTAAGACCCAAAATTCTTCTGCTGGATGAGCATACTGCTGCTTTGGATCCCAAAACTGCGGAAAAGGTTCTAAAGCTCAGTGATCATTACATCAGGGAGGGGAATTTAACCACCTTGATGGTTACCCACAATATGCTGAATGCTATTCAGTATGGAAACCGGCTGATCATGATGCATGAAGGCCGGATCATACTGGATATCAAAGGCGAGGAAAAGCAGCGATTGACGGTAGAAGATCTGCTGAGGCGGTTTGGCCAGGCCAGCGGCGAAGTCTTTGCAAACGACCGCGCGTTACTTTCTTAA
- a CDS encoding DMT family transporter: MKQLTGPICLFLAFTLAGTGVLSARYLSGKLGIFTITTVSLFFALLFLLPFCLKALPGSLSGLSKREKVQLFAQSFFGMFLFRLFLLLGLLHTSAGEAGLLTGATPAITAILAAVFLKERINRQKATGILSTVAGILLIQGLTAGADFNKAHFLGNILVLCAACCESIFNILSRSFVKKTVTADGTRLTPLVQTAVVSTITMALCLIPSALENPVARLSILTHSDWFALMWYGVFVTVLAFICWYAGIRRCSAITAAAFSGMMPFTSLLLSVLLLGEQAGFRQWSGGFLVIIGIVIIALKERL, translated from the coding sequence ATGAAACAACTCACTGGCCCCATTTGCTTATTTCTTGCTTTTACTCTGGCAGGAACGGGAGTTTTGTCCGCAAGATACCTTTCAGGAAAACTAGGCATCTTCACGATCACAACAGTAAGTCTTTTTTTCGCACTGCTTTTTTTACTACCTTTCTGCTTAAAAGCCCTCCCTGGCTCTCTATCAGGTTTATCCAAACGAGAAAAGGTGCAGCTCTTTGCCCAATCTTTTTTCGGTATGTTTCTCTTCCGATTATTCCTTCTTCTTGGTTTGCTTCATACCAGTGCCGGAGAAGCAGGACTTCTCACAGGAGCTACACCGGCAATCACCGCCATTCTTGCTGCAGTTTTTTTAAAGGAGCGCATTAACAGACAGAAAGCTACAGGTATCTTGTCTACCGTTGCAGGAATTCTTCTGATTCAGGGGCTGACAGCCGGAGCGGATTTCAATAAGGCGCATTTTTTGGGGAACATTCTTGTGCTCTGTGCTGCATGCTGCGAATCGATCTTCAATATCCTCTCACGCAGCTTTGTTAAAAAAACAGTTACAGCAGACGGTACCAGACTTACTCCCTTGGTTCAAACCGCTGTGGTATCCACCATTACTATGGCTCTTTGCCTCATTCCTTCTGCGCTTGAGAACCCCGTTGCAAGACTGTCCATACTAACACATTCCGATTGGTTTGCCCTGATGTGGTATGGAGTTTTCGTCACCGTTCTCGCATTTATCTGCTGGTATGCAGGAATCCGCCGATGCAGCGCCATTACAGCCGCTGCTTTTTCTGGGATGATGCCTTTCACCTCTCTTTTGCTATCTGTTCTCCTTTTAGGAGAACAGGCAGGCTTCCGCCAGTGGTCCGGCGGTTTTCTTGTCATTATTGGTATTGTAATTATCGCTCTAAAAGAGCGGCTATAA
- a CDS encoding response regulator, which translates to MFRKKILLIDDSDFFARLVKNILEEAGYNVLHANRGDLGLKMVREEKPDLVLLDVVMPDMDGFQVCSILRDSESNNLMPIIMLTSQDNQEDKLIGLELGADDYITKPFNNRELLSRVRNTLRRIDRNRGANPLTGLPGNLEIQAEINSRIEKKQSFNVIHVDLDNFKAYNDAYGFAKGDIAIKLTADILKDEIRDCGNPDDFIGHIGGDDFVFITRPNTSELICQGVIKQFDWRIRDLYSVHDLQAGFICTSNRLGTTIQYPIMTISLAIVTNENCTFQDYLEMGEVAAALKKKAKAMSGSNFVKDAE; encoded by the coding sequence TTGTTTCGAAAGAAAATACTCCTGATAGACGACAGCGATTTCTTCGCTCGGTTGGTCAAAAATATCCTGGAAGAAGCCGGATATAACGTGCTTCATGCGAATAGGGGAGACTTGGGTCTCAAAATGGTAAGAGAAGAAAAACCTGATTTGGTGCTTCTCGATGTTGTGATGCCCGACATGGACGGTTTTCAAGTCTGCAGCATATTGAGAGATTCAGAAAGTAATAACCTGATGCCCATCATCATGCTGACTTCACAGGACAATCAGGAGGACAAACTCATCGGGCTTGAGCTTGGCGCAGATGATTATATCACAAAGCCTTTCAACAATCGAGAATTGCTCAGCAGAGTCAGAAATACCTTGCGGAGAATTGACCGGAACCGTGGAGCCAATCCACTGACAGGCTTGCCCGGGAACCTTGAGATTCAAGCGGAAATCAACTCAAGAATTGAAAAGAAACAAAGCTTTAACGTAATCCATGTGGATCTGGATAATTTCAAGGCATATAATGACGCCTACGGTTTTGCAAAAGGTGACATTGCCATTAAGCTCACAGCAGACATCTTAAAAGATGAAATTCGCGATTGCGGAAACCCCGATGACTTCATCGGGCATATTGGCGGTGATGACTTCGTTTTTATCACGAGACCAAATACTTCAGAGTTGATCTGTCAGGGAGTGATCAAACAGTTTGACTGGCGTATCAGAGATCTCTACAGTGTACATGATTTGCAAGCTGGATTCATCTGTACGAGCAACCGCTTGGGGACAACCATCCAATACCCAATCATGACAATTTCCCTTGCAATCGTAACAAATGAAAATTGTACTTTTCAGGATTACCTGGAGATGGGAGAAGTGGCAGCTGCTTTAAAAAAGAAAGCGAAAGCCATGTCAGGCAGCAATTTTGTAAAGGACGCAGAATAA
- a CDS encoding exonuclease domain-containing protein, which yields MDFIIYDLEFNQDFSPAKAHRERDKGCGSKSGSSSVSGSGNGRGNEIRPCFEIIQIGAVKLDERLNRTAELNRYVKPSIYPEVSPFITELTGITTEHLSTEAYFPDIYQEFIGFSSSETPVLCVWGMADLKEFYRNIEFHGLDKKQMPRNYMNLQLYVSQHFGLPKGRSLKLSTAAELLKIPLIHPFHNAFYDAYYTAEILRKIYDSSIQPAIYDPDDKPTHQRAPKKIIDFAKLIDQFEKMYDRSLTEQERQMILLAYKMGKTRQFMK from the coding sequence ATGGATTTTATTATATATGATTTGGAATTCAATCAGGATTTTTCACCGGCAAAAGCTCATAGAGAACGAGACAAAGGCTGCGGGAGTAAAAGTGGCAGCAGTAGTGTTAGCGGCAGTGGAAACGGAAGAGGGAATGAGATCAGGCCTTGTTTTGAAATCATTCAAATTGGAGCAGTCAAGCTGGATGAGCGTCTGAACCGTACAGCAGAACTGAACCGGTATGTGAAGCCATCGATCTACCCGGAAGTGAGCCCCTTTATCACCGAGCTCACAGGCATTACAACAGAACATCTTTCAACCGAGGCTTACTTTCCTGACATTTATCAGGAATTCATCGGCTTTAGTTCATCAGAAACCCCCGTCCTGTGTGTGTGGGGTATGGCCGACCTAAAGGAATTCTACCGCAATATCGAATTTCATGGTTTGGATAAAAAACAGATGCCTCGAAACTACATGAACCTCCAGCTTTATGTATCGCAGCATTTTGGTCTGCCCAAAGGACGTTCCTTAAAATTGAGCACAGCGGCTGAATTGCTTAAGATACCATTGATCCATCCCTTCCACAACGCATTTTATGATGCTTATTACACTGCAGAAATATTGAGGAAAATATACGATTCATCGATTCAACCAGCAATTTATGACCCAGACGATAAACCGACACACCAAAGAGCACCCAAAAAGATTATTGATTTCGCCAAGCTGATTGATCAATTTGAAAAAATGTACGACCGAAGCCTGACGGAACAAGAACGACAGATGATCCTTCTTGCCTATAAGATGGGGAAAACACGGCAGTTCATGAAATAG
- a CDS encoding ABC transporter permease, which translates to MLQILLSAISLGLLWAIMTIGVYITYRILDIADLSVEGSITMGAAIAATSIYHGMNPFAACALAVLGGMVAGLITGLLHTKLKIPALLSGILTMIALYSVNLRIMGKANISLLRMETVYSKFEAMGLGKTGAVILFGLLCVLGVIGILYWFFGTEIGCGIRATGNNSQMARAQGINTNHMIILGLIVSNGLVALSGALIAQSQGFADIQMGIGSIVIGLASVIIGEVLFGKKNFFSRLIALALGALTYRIIIAVVLQMGMPANDLRMFTAITVAFALSLPVLKTYLVPLKKSMKGGM; encoded by the coding sequence ATGTTGCAAATACTATTGAGTGCCATATCATTGGGCTTATTGTGGGCAATCATGACAATCGGCGTATACATTACTTACAGAATTCTGGATATTGCCGATCTGTCGGTGGAAGGAAGTATTACCATGGGAGCTGCCATCGCGGCAACTTCCATCTATCATGGGATGAACCCCTTTGCAGCTTGTGCTTTGGCAGTCCTTGGGGGTATGGTGGCAGGGCTGATAACGGGGCTGCTGCATACAAAACTTAAAATTCCCGCTCTGCTTTCTGGGATTCTGACAATGATTGCACTGTACTCAGTCAACCTGCGTATCATGGGAAAAGCCAATATATCACTACTTCGGATGGAGACTGTTTACTCCAAATTTGAAGCCATGGGCCTAGGCAAAACAGGAGCAGTCATTCTCTTTGGTTTACTTTGTGTTCTTGGCGTCATTGGTATTCTCTACTGGTTTTTCGGAACAGAAATCGGCTGCGGAATCAGAGCTACGGGAAACAATTCCCAAATGGCCAGAGCCCAGGGAATCAACACCAATCATATGATTATACTAGGACTCATTGTCAGCAATGGACTTGTAGCTCTCAGCGGCGCGCTTATTGCCCAGAGCCAGGGCTTTGCCGACATCCAAATGGGAATCGGATCCATCGTCATTGGTCTTGCATCTGTGATCATTGGTGAAGTGCTTTTCGGAAAGAAAAATTTCTTCAGCCGTTTGATTGCATTAGCTTTGGGAGCACTGACCTACCGGATTATTATTGCTGTTGTGCTGCAAATGGGCATGCCGGCCAATGATCTGAGAATGTTTACTGCCATTACTGTAGCCTTTGCACTTTCCCTTCCGGTTCTAAAAACTTATTTGGTGCCGCTTAAGAAATCTATGAAGGGGGGGATGTAA
- a CDS encoding PLP-dependent aminotransferase family protein, translated as MLGIKLEKKKELTLKRQLYQAIKERIERGELDQGDLLPSTRELASALDLSRNTVCEAYDMLIAEGYVISRCGTATRVAEGIKRNQRQNQTLATHSGASEAVPARPTLADFRTGQPDLRLFPCYSWQQMVHQAAADLGGADLGYTGPQGLYELRVELAAWLYRARGMSVKPDDIFITSGATFGLHLAAALLSGDGGEILTEDPCHSGMRRAFQNRGCRLHPIPVDEQGMRTELLPLGAQIRGIYVTPSHQFPMGGILPAVRRAALIRYADAQNAYVIEDDYDSEFRYSGEPIAPMHAMAPDRVIYIGTFSKLAFPALRVGYAIVPEALQSDWKRLRTHIDVQNPILEQAALAKFLRTRRLDRHVKKMRRTYGERRKAIAAALQEAFSDECRVWGDQTGLHLTAEFPNKHFDHNFYDRCREGGILVTPAENHAIVKGKHENKLLLGYGHLTPEEIQKGVRELANFIL; from the coding sequence ATGCTGGGAATTAAGCTGGAGAAAAAGAAGGAATTGACGCTGAAGAGACAGCTATATCAGGCAATAAAAGAACGAATTGAGAGAGGAGAGCTTGACCAGGGAGATCTCCTTCCCTCCACAAGAGAACTTGCAAGCGCTTTGGATCTTTCTAGAAATACCGTTTGTGAAGCATATGATATGCTGATTGCTGAGGGGTATGTGATCAGCAGGTGTGGTACAGCTACACGGGTAGCGGAAGGGATCAAAAGGAATCAGAGACAGAACCAGACACTCGCCACACATTCCGGAGCATCAGAAGCAGTGCCTGCGAGACCAACTCTGGCAGACTTTCGAACCGGCCAGCCGGATCTGAGACTATTTCCCTGTTATTCGTGGCAGCAGATGGTACACCAGGCTGCAGCAGACCTTGGAGGAGCAGATTTGGGATATACTGGGCCGCAAGGTCTTTACGAACTGCGCGTAGAGCTGGCTGCGTGGCTTTACCGAGCCCGAGGTATGTCCGTTAAACCGGATGATATTTTCATCACCTCCGGTGCAACCTTTGGCCTCCATCTGGCAGCAGCACTTCTTAGCGGTGACGGCGGTGAAATCCTGACAGAAGATCCCTGCCATTCCGGAATGCGGCGAGCATTCCAAAACAGAGGCTGTCGTCTCCATCCGATCCCTGTTGATGAACAGGGAATGAGAACAGAGCTTCTGCCCTTAGGGGCTCAAATCAGAGGTATTTATGTTACGCCATCTCATCAATTTCCGATGGGTGGGATTCTGCCGGCTGTCCGCAGAGCTGCTTTAATCCGCTATGCTGATGCACAGAATGCATACGTGATTGAGGACGATTACGATAGCGAATTTCGGTACAGTGGCGAACCCATTGCTCCTATGCATGCCATGGCTCCCGACAGGGTGATTTACATTGGGACTTTCAGTAAGCTGGCTTTTCCGGCGTTAAGAGTCGGATATGCGATCGTGCCGGAGGCTCTGCAAAGCGATTGGAAGAGGTTAAGAACCCATATCGATGTGCAAAATCCGATCCTTGAACAAGCAGCACTTGCGAAATTTCTGAGAACAAGAAGGCTGGACAGACATGTTAAGAAGATGCGTCGTACTTATGGTGAAAGAAGAAAGGCTATTGCTGCGGCATTACAGGAGGCATTCTCTGATGAATGCAGGGTTTGGGGTGATCAAACAGGACTTCATTTAACTGCCGAATTCCCAAACAAGCATTTTGATCATAATTTTTATGATCGCTGCAGGGAAGGAGGCATTCTTGTTACGCCAGCGGAGAATCATGCAATTGTAAAGGGCAAGCACGAGAATAAGCTCTTGCTGGGATATGGGCACTTAACTCCAGAGGAAATACAAAAGGGTGTGAGGGAGCTGGCGAATTTTATACTTTAG
- a CDS encoding carbohydrate-binding protein, with translation MLKGYGLPQTVMDQALIALIVLVLNNLNIPEPSPGPGPRPGPGPGPRPGPGPRPGPQPGRNWSSWEDLGGILTSSPAVSSSQANRLDVFGRGQNYSLWHKWWDGRRWSDWEDLGGVLASSPGAVSRGPNGTDVFTVGQNRALWHKWWDGRRWSDWEDLGGILMTAPAAASWGPNRIDVFSTGENQALWHKWWDGSRWSNWEDLGGIITSPPAAVSWGPNRIDVFGRGQNRSLWHKWWDGMRWSEWEDLGGEPITSGPAAASTGQNRLEVFARGTQNQLLYRNWNGSRWSSWQSLGGMITSDPAAVSWGGTRLDVFARGQNNHLWHLWRD, from the coding sequence ATGCTAAAAGGCTATGGCCTCCCTCAAACTGTGATGGATCAGGCATTGATTGCATTGATTGTTCTTGTTTTGAACAATCTTAATATCCCAGAGCCGTCACCAGGACCAGGGCCGAGACCAGGACCGGGACCAGGGCCGAGACCAGGACCGGGACCGAGACCAGGACCTCAGCCGGGACGGAATTGGAGCAGTTGGGAGGATCTTGGCGGGATCCTGACCTCTTCCCCCGCCGTCTCCTCATCACAGGCAAACCGACTTGATGTGTTCGGAAGAGGACAAAATTATTCATTGTGGCATAAGTGGTGGGACGGCCGCCGCTGGAGCGACTGGGAGGATCTTGGGGGAGTACTCGCATCTTCTCCCGGTGCAGTCTCCCGGGGGCCCAATGGCACCGATGTCTTTACCGTGGGTCAAAATCGAGCGCTGTGGCATAAATGGTGGGATGGCCGCCGCTGGAGTGATTGGGAAGATTTAGGCGGTATTTTAATGACTGCCCCTGCCGCAGCATCCTGGGGGCCTAATCGGATTGATGTCTTCAGTACTGGGGAGAACCAGGCTCTATGGCACAAGTGGTGGGACGGATCCCGCTGGAGCAACTGGGAGGATTTAGGCGGCATCATTACCTCGCCTCCTGCTGCCGTATCCTGGGGGCCCAATCGGATTGATGTATTTGGTCGAGGTCAAAACCGTTCTCTCTGGCACAAATGGTGGGACGGAATGCGCTGGAGTGAATGGGAGGATCTTGGAGGCGAACCAATTACTTCGGGTCCCGCCGCCGCATCGACAGGTCAAAATCGTCTTGAAGTTTTTGCAAGAGGTACCCAAAATCAATTGCTCTATCGGAACTGGAACGGAAGCAGATGGAGCTCCTGGCAGTCACTGGGCGGTATGATCACATCTGATCCCGCTGCAGTATCTTGGGGCGGAACGCGCCTTGATGTGTTTGCCCGTGGCCAGAATAACCACCTCTGGCATCTGTGGAGAGATTAA